A stretch of the Channa argus isolate prfri chromosome 9, Channa argus male v1.0, whole genome shotgun sequence genome encodes the following:
- the LOC137133432 gene encoding collagen alpha-2(VI) chain-like isoform X1 encodes MLRSQGMLKNRCCVLLGDLRVLLLGPPAPPTPLPPLNPMSGQTTESHETGVTVPDNNNTLTRSHQHAGDWTAPPLAGATVLPGGERPVAGWVDAAELSAALRGCSSSSDDCSKDKLEERFSLTSYTESGFRTPVCRICFQGPEHGELLSPCRCSGSVRCTHQPCLIKWISERGSWACELCYYKYQVIAVSTKNPLQCVLSVCISLQWQAISLTVIEKVQIAAAILGSLFLMASISWLVWSSFSPSARWQRQDLLFQICYGMYGFMDVVCIVGIVDCPIKLFFTIDTSETIALQESPPGILVENVKEFTKIFVQRLADEEYRGQIQIGWSIGGLHFSQTQEVFSQFTTKENFIRNLGGIRYLGKGTYIDCALKNMTHQLTHYFSGINAVLFSVVITDGHVTGNPCGGIKVMAEKAREKGIHIFSVAASRSVDELGMREIANSPTELYRNDYIAVDIVDGRPKIKTESIDRIIKVMKYQAYLKCYGAHKCFESPGAPGQKGLQGPKGTKGDRGLPGTKGEKGKQGDPGIEGPIGTPGSKGEAGLKGDKGEIGSTGAKGVAGALGRNGTDGQKGKIGRIGPVGCKGEAGGTGAAGYPGEVGDPGPPGDKGTKGDPGSSGNQGPPGPQGEPGPKGEDGYPGNPGPPGEKGILGLKGLPGPKGEQGRRGDPGTKGALGPDGIKGEKGERGLQGSRGQPGEGGINGAKGDQGLPGPRGQPGEPGGPGGNGTRGIPGDPGPRGDTGTRGLKGDRGRAGFSYPGPRGPTGDRGVPGRRGPRGGRGDCGAKGDPGNKGQPGERGEPGGAGKLGQRGPQGEPGTDGGPGPVGDPGLTDCDVMTYIRETCGCCDCEKRCGALDIVFVIDSSESVGLTNFTLEKNFVINTINRLGSMASDPASPTGTRVGVVQFSHNGTFEAIRLDDPNINSMSAFKTAVKSLQWIAGGTFTPSALKFAHDTLIRNSKRTQAKVSVVVITDGRFDPRDDEDLLNSLCNANVVVNAIGVGDMFKKEQDNEILGSIACGKKERVTEMRRYTDLVAEDFIATMENVLCPEPVIVCPDLPCKSEPDVAPCVDRPVDLVFLLDGSERLGVDNFQHFRRFVQRVADRMGLAHSKTDPMRARLALLEFGKDNENHVAFSLTHNPAVIDDGLARLPYLESSSSLGPAIFQAIEKILSKGNVRQTRRHAEISFVFITDGITDTNNLEEAVDAMRRAQVVSTVITTGTDVDLEVLLKLAMGNEDAIFKGKDIFDVSRSPLFSQFIHWVC; translated from the exons ATGCTGCGCAGCCAGGGCATGCTGAAAAACCGCTGCTGTGTCCTGCTCGGTGACCTGAGGGTGCTCCTTCTCGGGCCACCGGCACCGCCGACACCGCTGCCTCCGCTGAACCCCATGAGCGGCCAAACTACGGAAAGCCATGAGACAGGCGTGACTGTCCCCGACAACAACAACACGTTAACGCGGAGCCATCAGCACGCGGGGGACTGGACTGCCCCACCCCTGGCAGGAGCCACCGTGCTGCCCGGTGGAGAGCGACCGGTGGCGGGCTGGGTTGATGCTGCAGAGCTGTCGGCGGCCCTGCGCggctgcagcagctcctctgaTGACTGCTCAAAGGACAAACTGGAGGAGAGGTTTTCCCTCACCAGCTATACGGAAAGTGGCTTTAGGACGCCTGTGTGCAGGATCTGCTTTCAAGGACCAGAACAT GGGGAACTCTTGAGCCCATGTCGGTGCAGTGGGTCAGTACGCTGCACTCATCAGCCTTGCCTCATCAAATGGATCAGTGAGAGAGGGTCATGGGCCTGTGAGCTCTGCTATTACAAATATCAGGTTATTGCTGTTAGCACCAAGAATCCACTACAG TGTGTCTTAAGTGTCTGTATCTCATTGCAGTGGCAGGCCATTTCTCTTACAGTGATAGAGAAAGTGCAGATAGCAGCAGCCATCTTAGGATCCCTGTTCCTGATGGCCAGTATATCCTGGCTTGTGTGGTCGTCTTTCAGCCCATCAGCACGCTGGCAGCGACAAGatctgcttttccagatctGCTATGGCATGTACGGCTTCATGGATGTCGTCTGCATTG TCGGGATAGTCGACTGTCCCATCAAGCTATTTTTCACCATCGACACCTCGGAGACCATCGCCTTACAGGAGTCTCCGCCTGGCATCCTGGTGGAAAACGTGAAAGAGTTCACCAAGATCTTTGTCCAGAGGCTTGCCGACGAGGAGTACCGGGGTCAGATCCAGATTGGCTGGTCCATAGGAGGCCTGCACTTCTCCCAGACGCAGGAGGTCTTCAGCCAGTTCACGACCAAGGAGAACTTCATCAGGAACCTCGGTGGAATCCGCTACCTAGGCAAAGGGACCTACATCGACTGCGCCCTCAAAAACATGACCCACCAACTCACCCACTACTTCTCAGGGATAAACGCTGTCCTCTTCTCTGTGGTCATCACTGACGGGCATGTGACAGGAAATCCATGTGGGGGGATCAAGGTGATGGCAGAGAAGGCTCGGGAGAAGGGGATCCATATTTTCTCAGTGGCGGCATCCAGATCTGTTGATGAATTAGGAATGAGAGAGATAGCCAACTCTCCCACTGAGCTGTACCGCAATGACTACATAGCCGTGGATATTGTTGACGGGCGCCCAAAAATAAAGACTGAATCCATTGATCGGATCATAAAAGTCATG aaaTATCAGGCCTATTTAAAG TGTTATGGTGCACATAAATGCTTTGAGAGTCCTGGGGCCCCTGGACAAAAAGGGCTTCAAGGTCCAAAA GGTACAAAAGGAGACAGAGGTCTTCCTGGAACAAAAGGTGAAAAGGGTAAACAG GGGGATCCTGGCATTGAAGGTCCAATCGGAACACCTGGTTCAAAG GGAGAAGCTGGTCTGAAAGGTGACAAg GGTGAAATCGGATCAACTGGAGCAAAG GGTGTGGCAGGAGCACTTGGCAGGAATGGAACTGATGGACAAAAG GGTAAAATTGGTCGAATTGGACCCGTTGGTTGCAAAGGTGAAGCAGGAGGCACA GGAGCAGCTGGTTACCCTGGAGAAGTTGGTGACCCCGGGCCACCAGGTGACAAAGGAACAAAG ggtgaccctggttcatCTGGGAATCAAGGCCCACCTGGTCCTCAGGGTGAACCAGGACCAAAG GGTGAAGACGGATATCCCGGAAATCCAGGGCCACCAGGGGAAAAGGGAATTttg GGGCTTAAAGGTTTGCCTGGACCAAAAGGCGAACAg GGAAGGAGAGGAGACCCTGGAACAAAGGGAGCACTAGGCCCCGATGGGATCAAAGGAGAGAAG GGCGAACGAGGTCTACAGGGAAGCCGAGGTCAGCCTGGAGAAGGTGGAATCAATGGTGCAAAG GGAGACCAAGGACTACCAGGTCCAAGGGGTCAGCCAGGAGAACCAGGGGGACCTGGAGGAAAC GGCACCAGAGGAATTCCTGGAGATCCTGGGCCAAGGGGAGACACTGGAACCCGTGGGTTAAAG ggagacagaggaagagcaggATTCAGCTATCCTGGACCAAGAGGACCCACA GGGGACAGAGGAGTTCCAGGCAGGAGAGGACCTAGGGGGGGCAGAGGAGACTGTGGTGCCAAAGGAGATCCTGGAAACAAAGGACAACCAGGAGAGCGT ggGGAACCAGGCGGAGCAGGTAAGCTGGGACAAAGGGGACCTCAAGGAGAACCTGGAACTGAT GGAGGCCCGGGGCCAGTGGGTGATCCTGGACTCACT GACTGTGATGTCATGACTTATATCAGGGAGACGTGTGGTTGTTGTG ACTGTGAGAAGCGCTGTGGAGCTCTGGacattgtatttgtaattgACAGCTCAGAGAGTGTTGGGCTGACAAACTTTACCCTAGAAAAGAACTTTGTTATCAACACCATCAACAGGCTGGGATCTATGGCCAGCGACCCTGCATCTCCAACTG GTACAAGAGTTGGAGTTGTTCAGTTCAGTCACAATGGGACCTTTGAGGCAATCCGTCTTGATGACCCCAACATAAACTCCATGTCTGCTTTTAAAACGGCAGTAAAGAGTTTGCAGTGGATTGCTGGGGGCACCTTCACGCCATCAGCTCTCAAATTTGCCCACGATACTCTTATTAGGAACAGCAAGAGAACCCAAGCTAAAGTATCTGTGGTGGTCATCACAGATGGACGTTTTGACCCCCGCGACGATGAGGATCTACTGAACTCCCTTTGTAATGCCAATGTGGTAGTGAATGCCATAGGGGTTggtgacatgtttaaaaaagaacagGATAATGAGATCTTGGGGTCAATAGCATGTGGCAAGAAGGAGCGCGTCACTGAGATGAGGCGTTACACTGACTTAGTGGCCGAGGACTTTATAGCAACAATGGAGAATGTGCTCTGTCCAG AACCAGTGATTGTGTGCCCTGATCTCCCTTGCAAAAGCG AGCCTGATGTCGCTCCATGTGTCGATCGGCCAGTGGATTTGGTATTTCTTCTAGATGGCTCAGAGCGCCTTGGAGTGGACAACTTCCAGCACTTCCGTCGGTTTGTGCAGAGGGTGGCAGACAGAATGGGACTGGCTCACAGCAAGACAGACCCTATGCGAGCCCGTTTGGCACTACTAGAGTTCGGCAAGGATAACGAGAACCACGTGGCCTTCTCTCTGACACACAACCCTGCTGTGATTGATGATGGCTTAGCACGCTTGCCGTATCTGGAGTCTTCCTCAAGCTTGGGTCCTGCCATCTTCCAAGCCATAGAAAAAATCCTGAGTAAAGGAAATGTACGCCAAACAAGGCGTCACGCAgagatttcatttgttttcatcacaGACGGCATCACGGACACCAACAACCTGGAGGAGGCAGTTGATGCCATGCGTAGGGCACAGGTGGTCTCTACAGTGATCACCACAGGAACTGACGTTGATCTAGAAGTGCTATTAAAGCTGGCCATGGGAAACGAGGATGCCATCTTTAAAGGAAAAGACATCTTTGATGTGTCCCGGTCCCCATTATTCAGCCAGTTCATCCACTGGGTATGTTAG
- the LOC137133432 gene encoding collagen alpha-2(VI) chain-like isoform X2 yields the protein MLRSQGMLKNRCCVLLGDLRVLLLGPPAPPTPLPPLNPMSGQTTESHETGVTVPDNNNTLTRSHQHAGDWTAPPLAGATVLPGGERPVAGWVDAAELSAALRGCSSSSDDCSKDKLEERFSLTSYTESGFRTPVCRICFQGPEHGELLSPCRCSGSVRCTHQPCLIKWISERGSWACELCYYKYQVIAVSTKNPLQWQAISLTVIEKVQIAAAILGSLFLMASISWLVWSSFSPSARWQRQDLLFQICYGMYGFMDVVCIVGIVDCPIKLFFTIDTSETIALQESPPGILVENVKEFTKIFVQRLADEEYRGQIQIGWSIGGLHFSQTQEVFSQFTTKENFIRNLGGIRYLGKGTYIDCALKNMTHQLTHYFSGINAVLFSVVITDGHVTGNPCGGIKVMAEKAREKGIHIFSVAASRSVDELGMREIANSPTELYRNDYIAVDIVDGRPKIKTESIDRIIKVMKYQAYLKCYGAHKCFESPGAPGQKGLQGPKGTKGDRGLPGTKGEKGKQGDPGIEGPIGTPGSKGEAGLKGDKGEIGSTGAKGVAGALGRNGTDGQKGKIGRIGPVGCKGEAGGTGAAGYPGEVGDPGPPGDKGTKGDPGSSGNQGPPGPQGEPGPKGEDGYPGNPGPPGEKGILGLKGLPGPKGEQGRRGDPGTKGALGPDGIKGEKGERGLQGSRGQPGEGGINGAKGDQGLPGPRGQPGEPGGPGGNGTRGIPGDPGPRGDTGTRGLKGDRGRAGFSYPGPRGPTGDRGVPGRRGPRGGRGDCGAKGDPGNKGQPGERGEPGGAGKLGQRGPQGEPGTDGGPGPVGDPGLTDCDVMTYIRETCGCCDCEKRCGALDIVFVIDSSESVGLTNFTLEKNFVINTINRLGSMASDPASPTGTRVGVVQFSHNGTFEAIRLDDPNINSMSAFKTAVKSLQWIAGGTFTPSALKFAHDTLIRNSKRTQAKVSVVVITDGRFDPRDDEDLLNSLCNANVVVNAIGVGDMFKKEQDNEILGSIACGKKERVTEMRRYTDLVAEDFIATMENVLCPEPVIVCPDLPCKSEPDVAPCVDRPVDLVFLLDGSERLGVDNFQHFRRFVQRVADRMGLAHSKTDPMRARLALLEFGKDNENHVAFSLTHNPAVIDDGLARLPYLESSSSLGPAIFQAIEKILSKGNVRQTRRHAEISFVFITDGITDTNNLEEAVDAMRRAQVVSTVITTGTDVDLEVLLKLAMGNEDAIFKGKDIFDVSRSPLFSQFIHWVC from the exons ATGCTGCGCAGCCAGGGCATGCTGAAAAACCGCTGCTGTGTCCTGCTCGGTGACCTGAGGGTGCTCCTTCTCGGGCCACCGGCACCGCCGACACCGCTGCCTCCGCTGAACCCCATGAGCGGCCAAACTACGGAAAGCCATGAGACAGGCGTGACTGTCCCCGACAACAACAACACGTTAACGCGGAGCCATCAGCACGCGGGGGACTGGACTGCCCCACCCCTGGCAGGAGCCACCGTGCTGCCCGGTGGAGAGCGACCGGTGGCGGGCTGGGTTGATGCTGCAGAGCTGTCGGCGGCCCTGCGCggctgcagcagctcctctgaTGACTGCTCAAAGGACAAACTGGAGGAGAGGTTTTCCCTCACCAGCTATACGGAAAGTGGCTTTAGGACGCCTGTGTGCAGGATCTGCTTTCAAGGACCAGAACAT GGGGAACTCTTGAGCCCATGTCGGTGCAGTGGGTCAGTACGCTGCACTCATCAGCCTTGCCTCATCAAATGGATCAGTGAGAGAGGGTCATGGGCCTGTGAGCTCTGCTATTACAAATATCAGGTTATTGCTGTTAGCACCAAGAATCCACTACAG TGGCAGGCCATTTCTCTTACAGTGATAGAGAAAGTGCAGATAGCAGCAGCCATCTTAGGATCCCTGTTCCTGATGGCCAGTATATCCTGGCTTGTGTGGTCGTCTTTCAGCCCATCAGCACGCTGGCAGCGACAAGatctgcttttccagatctGCTATGGCATGTACGGCTTCATGGATGTCGTCTGCATTG TCGGGATAGTCGACTGTCCCATCAAGCTATTTTTCACCATCGACACCTCGGAGACCATCGCCTTACAGGAGTCTCCGCCTGGCATCCTGGTGGAAAACGTGAAAGAGTTCACCAAGATCTTTGTCCAGAGGCTTGCCGACGAGGAGTACCGGGGTCAGATCCAGATTGGCTGGTCCATAGGAGGCCTGCACTTCTCCCAGACGCAGGAGGTCTTCAGCCAGTTCACGACCAAGGAGAACTTCATCAGGAACCTCGGTGGAATCCGCTACCTAGGCAAAGGGACCTACATCGACTGCGCCCTCAAAAACATGACCCACCAACTCACCCACTACTTCTCAGGGATAAACGCTGTCCTCTTCTCTGTGGTCATCACTGACGGGCATGTGACAGGAAATCCATGTGGGGGGATCAAGGTGATGGCAGAGAAGGCTCGGGAGAAGGGGATCCATATTTTCTCAGTGGCGGCATCCAGATCTGTTGATGAATTAGGAATGAGAGAGATAGCCAACTCTCCCACTGAGCTGTACCGCAATGACTACATAGCCGTGGATATTGTTGACGGGCGCCCAAAAATAAAGACTGAATCCATTGATCGGATCATAAAAGTCATG aaaTATCAGGCCTATTTAAAG TGTTATGGTGCACATAAATGCTTTGAGAGTCCTGGGGCCCCTGGACAAAAAGGGCTTCAAGGTCCAAAA GGTACAAAAGGAGACAGAGGTCTTCCTGGAACAAAAGGTGAAAAGGGTAAACAG GGGGATCCTGGCATTGAAGGTCCAATCGGAACACCTGGTTCAAAG GGAGAAGCTGGTCTGAAAGGTGACAAg GGTGAAATCGGATCAACTGGAGCAAAG GGTGTGGCAGGAGCACTTGGCAGGAATGGAACTGATGGACAAAAG GGTAAAATTGGTCGAATTGGACCCGTTGGTTGCAAAGGTGAAGCAGGAGGCACA GGAGCAGCTGGTTACCCTGGAGAAGTTGGTGACCCCGGGCCACCAGGTGACAAAGGAACAAAG ggtgaccctggttcatCTGGGAATCAAGGCCCACCTGGTCCTCAGGGTGAACCAGGACCAAAG GGTGAAGACGGATATCCCGGAAATCCAGGGCCACCAGGGGAAAAGGGAATTttg GGGCTTAAAGGTTTGCCTGGACCAAAAGGCGAACAg GGAAGGAGAGGAGACCCTGGAACAAAGGGAGCACTAGGCCCCGATGGGATCAAAGGAGAGAAG GGCGAACGAGGTCTACAGGGAAGCCGAGGTCAGCCTGGAGAAGGTGGAATCAATGGTGCAAAG GGAGACCAAGGACTACCAGGTCCAAGGGGTCAGCCAGGAGAACCAGGGGGACCTGGAGGAAAC GGCACCAGAGGAATTCCTGGAGATCCTGGGCCAAGGGGAGACACTGGAACCCGTGGGTTAAAG ggagacagaggaagagcaggATTCAGCTATCCTGGACCAAGAGGACCCACA GGGGACAGAGGAGTTCCAGGCAGGAGAGGACCTAGGGGGGGCAGAGGAGACTGTGGTGCCAAAGGAGATCCTGGAAACAAAGGACAACCAGGAGAGCGT ggGGAACCAGGCGGAGCAGGTAAGCTGGGACAAAGGGGACCTCAAGGAGAACCTGGAACTGAT GGAGGCCCGGGGCCAGTGGGTGATCCTGGACTCACT GACTGTGATGTCATGACTTATATCAGGGAGACGTGTGGTTGTTGTG ACTGTGAGAAGCGCTGTGGAGCTCTGGacattgtatttgtaattgACAGCTCAGAGAGTGTTGGGCTGACAAACTTTACCCTAGAAAAGAACTTTGTTATCAACACCATCAACAGGCTGGGATCTATGGCCAGCGACCCTGCATCTCCAACTG GTACAAGAGTTGGAGTTGTTCAGTTCAGTCACAATGGGACCTTTGAGGCAATCCGTCTTGATGACCCCAACATAAACTCCATGTCTGCTTTTAAAACGGCAGTAAAGAGTTTGCAGTGGATTGCTGGGGGCACCTTCACGCCATCAGCTCTCAAATTTGCCCACGATACTCTTATTAGGAACAGCAAGAGAACCCAAGCTAAAGTATCTGTGGTGGTCATCACAGATGGACGTTTTGACCCCCGCGACGATGAGGATCTACTGAACTCCCTTTGTAATGCCAATGTGGTAGTGAATGCCATAGGGGTTggtgacatgtttaaaaaagaacagGATAATGAGATCTTGGGGTCAATAGCATGTGGCAAGAAGGAGCGCGTCACTGAGATGAGGCGTTACACTGACTTAGTGGCCGAGGACTTTATAGCAACAATGGAGAATGTGCTCTGTCCAG AACCAGTGATTGTGTGCCCTGATCTCCCTTGCAAAAGCG AGCCTGATGTCGCTCCATGTGTCGATCGGCCAGTGGATTTGGTATTTCTTCTAGATGGCTCAGAGCGCCTTGGAGTGGACAACTTCCAGCACTTCCGTCGGTTTGTGCAGAGGGTGGCAGACAGAATGGGACTGGCTCACAGCAAGACAGACCCTATGCGAGCCCGTTTGGCACTACTAGAGTTCGGCAAGGATAACGAGAACCACGTGGCCTTCTCTCTGACACACAACCCTGCTGTGATTGATGATGGCTTAGCACGCTTGCCGTATCTGGAGTCTTCCTCAAGCTTGGGTCCTGCCATCTTCCAAGCCATAGAAAAAATCCTGAGTAAAGGAAATGTACGCCAAACAAGGCGTCACGCAgagatttcatttgttttcatcacaGACGGCATCACGGACACCAACAACCTGGAGGAGGCAGTTGATGCCATGCGTAGGGCACAGGTGGTCTCTACAGTGATCACCACAGGAACTGACGTTGATCTAGAAGTGCTATTAAAGCTGGCCATGGGAAACGAGGATGCCATCTTTAAAGGAAAAGACATCTTTGATGTGTCCCGGTCCCCATTATTCAGCCAGTTCATCCACTGGGTATGTTAG
- the LOC137133432 gene encoding collagen alpha-2(VI) chain-like isoform X3 — protein MGMISGFIFVCLLQAAIPQDLHFSGPRPIPGRGDSAPPFLPGPTPRPEGCEIGIVDCPIKLFFTIDTSETIALQESPPGILVENVKEFTKIFVQRLADEEYRGQIQIGWSIGGLHFSQTQEVFSQFTTKENFIRNLGGIRYLGKGTYIDCALKNMTHQLTHYFSGINAVLFSVVITDGHVTGNPCGGIKVMAEKAREKGIHIFSVAASRSVDELGMREIANSPTELYRNDYIAVDIVDGRPKIKTESIDRIIKVMKYQAYLKCYGAHKCFESPGAPGQKGLQGPKGTKGDRGLPGTKGEKGKQGDPGIEGPIGTPGSKGEAGLKGDKGEIGSTGAKGVAGALGRNGTDGQKGKIGRIGPVGCKGEAGGTGAAGYPGEVGDPGPPGDKGTKGDPGSSGNQGPPGPQGEPGPKGEDGYPGNPGPPGEKGILGLKGLPGPKGEQGRRGDPGTKGALGPDGIKGEKGERGLQGSRGQPGEGGINGAKGDQGLPGPRGQPGEPGGPGGNGTRGIPGDPGPRGDTGTRGLKGDRGRAGFSYPGPRGPTGDRGVPGRRGPRGGRGDCGAKGDPGNKGQPGERGEPGGAGKLGQRGPQGEPGTDGGPGPVGDPGLTDCDVMTYIRETCGCCDCEKRCGALDIVFVIDSSESVGLTNFTLEKNFVINTINRLGSMASDPASPTGTRVGVVQFSHNGTFEAIRLDDPNINSMSAFKTAVKSLQWIAGGTFTPSALKFAHDTLIRNSKRTQAKVSVVVITDGRFDPRDDEDLLNSLCNANVVVNAIGVGDMFKKEQDNEILGSIACGKKERVTEMRRYTDLVAEDFIATMENVLCPEPVIVCPDLPCKSEPDVAPCVDRPVDLVFLLDGSERLGVDNFQHFRRFVQRVADRMGLAHSKTDPMRARLALLEFGKDNENHVAFSLTHNPAVIDDGLARLPYLESSSSLGPAIFQAIEKILSKGNVRQTRRHAEISFVFITDGITDTNNLEEAVDAMRRAQVVSTVITTGTDVDLEVLLKLAMGNEDAIFKGKDIFDVSRSPLFSQFIHWVC, from the exons ATGGGAATGATTTCAGGGTTCATCTTTGTGTGCTTGCTCCAAGCTGCAATTCCTCAGGATCTGCATTTTAGTGGACCCAGGCCGATACCTGGGCGAGGTGACAGTGCACCTCCTTTCCTACCTGGGCCCACACCAAGACCTGAAGGTTGTGAGA TCGGGATAGTCGACTGTCCCATCAAGCTATTTTTCACCATCGACACCTCGGAGACCATCGCCTTACAGGAGTCTCCGCCTGGCATCCTGGTGGAAAACGTGAAAGAGTTCACCAAGATCTTTGTCCAGAGGCTTGCCGACGAGGAGTACCGGGGTCAGATCCAGATTGGCTGGTCCATAGGAGGCCTGCACTTCTCCCAGACGCAGGAGGTCTTCAGCCAGTTCACGACCAAGGAGAACTTCATCAGGAACCTCGGTGGAATCCGCTACCTAGGCAAAGGGACCTACATCGACTGCGCCCTCAAAAACATGACCCACCAACTCACCCACTACTTCTCAGGGATAAACGCTGTCCTCTTCTCTGTGGTCATCACTGACGGGCATGTGACAGGAAATCCATGTGGGGGGATCAAGGTGATGGCAGAGAAGGCTCGGGAGAAGGGGATCCATATTTTCTCAGTGGCGGCATCCAGATCTGTTGATGAATTAGGAATGAGAGAGATAGCCAACTCTCCCACTGAGCTGTACCGCAATGACTACATAGCCGTGGATATTGTTGACGGGCGCCCAAAAATAAAGACTGAATCCATTGATCGGATCATAAAAGTCATG aaaTATCAGGCCTATTTAAAG TGTTATGGTGCACATAAATGCTTTGAGAGTCCTGGGGCCCCTGGACAAAAAGGGCTTCAAGGTCCAAAA GGTACAAAAGGAGACAGAGGTCTTCCTGGAACAAAAGGTGAAAAGGGTAAACAG GGGGATCCTGGCATTGAAGGTCCAATCGGAACACCTGGTTCAAAG GGAGAAGCTGGTCTGAAAGGTGACAAg GGTGAAATCGGATCAACTGGAGCAAAG GGTGTGGCAGGAGCACTTGGCAGGAATGGAACTGATGGACAAAAG GGTAAAATTGGTCGAATTGGACCCGTTGGTTGCAAAGGTGAAGCAGGAGGCACA GGAGCAGCTGGTTACCCTGGAGAAGTTGGTGACCCCGGGCCACCAGGTGACAAAGGAACAAAG ggtgaccctggttcatCTGGGAATCAAGGCCCACCTGGTCCTCAGGGTGAACCAGGACCAAAG GGTGAAGACGGATATCCCGGAAATCCAGGGCCACCAGGGGAAAAGGGAATTttg GGGCTTAAAGGTTTGCCTGGACCAAAAGGCGAACAg GGAAGGAGAGGAGACCCTGGAACAAAGGGAGCACTAGGCCCCGATGGGATCAAAGGAGAGAAG GGCGAACGAGGTCTACAGGGAAGCCGAGGTCAGCCTGGAGAAGGTGGAATCAATGGTGCAAAG GGAGACCAAGGACTACCAGGTCCAAGGGGTCAGCCAGGAGAACCAGGGGGACCTGGAGGAAAC GGCACCAGAGGAATTCCTGGAGATCCTGGGCCAAGGGGAGACACTGGAACCCGTGGGTTAAAG ggagacagaggaagagcaggATTCAGCTATCCTGGACCAAGAGGACCCACA GGGGACAGAGGAGTTCCAGGCAGGAGAGGACCTAGGGGGGGCAGAGGAGACTGTGGTGCCAAAGGAGATCCTGGAAACAAAGGACAACCAGGAGAGCGT ggGGAACCAGGCGGAGCAGGTAAGCTGGGACAAAGGGGACCTCAAGGAGAACCTGGAACTGAT GGAGGCCCGGGGCCAGTGGGTGATCCTGGACTCACT GACTGTGATGTCATGACTTATATCAGGGAGACGTGTGGTTGTTGTG ACTGTGAGAAGCGCTGTGGAGCTCTGGacattgtatttgtaattgACAGCTCAGAGAGTGTTGGGCTGACAAACTTTACCCTAGAAAAGAACTTTGTTATCAACACCATCAACAGGCTGGGATCTATGGCCAGCGACCCTGCATCTCCAACTG GTACAAGAGTTGGAGTTGTTCAGTTCAGTCACAATGGGACCTTTGAGGCAATCCGTCTTGATGACCCCAACATAAACTCCATGTCTGCTTTTAAAACGGCAGTAAAGAGTTTGCAGTGGATTGCTGGGGGCACCTTCACGCCATCAGCTCTCAAATTTGCCCACGATACTCTTATTAGGAACAGCAAGAGAACCCAAGCTAAAGTATCTGTGGTGGTCATCACAGATGGACGTTTTGACCCCCGCGACGATGAGGATCTACTGAACTCCCTTTGTAATGCCAATGTGGTAGTGAATGCCATAGGGGTTggtgacatgtttaaaaaagaacagGATAATGAGATCTTGGGGTCAATAGCATGTGGCAAGAAGGAGCGCGTCACTGAGATGAGGCGTTACACTGACTTAGTGGCCGAGGACTTTATAGCAACAATGGAGAATGTGCTCTGTCCAG AACCAGTGATTGTGTGCCCTGATCTCCCTTGCAAAAGCG AGCCTGATGTCGCTCCATGTGTCGATCGGCCAGTGGATTTGGTATTTCTTCTAGATGGCTCAGAGCGCCTTGGAGTGGACAACTTCCAGCACTTCCGTCGGTTTGTGCAGAGGGTGGCAGACAGAATGGGACTGGCTCACAGCAAGACAGACCCTATGCGAGCCCGTTTGGCACTACTAGAGTTCGGCAAGGATAACGAGAACCACGTGGCCTTCTCTCTGACACACAACCCTGCTGTGATTGATGATGGCTTAGCACGCTTGCCGTATCTGGAGTCTTCCTCAAGCTTGGGTCCTGCCATCTTCCAAGCCATAGAAAAAATCCTGAGTAAAGGAAATGTACGCCAAACAAGGCGTCACGCAgagatttcatttgttttcatcacaGACGGCATCACGGACACCAACAACCTGGAGGAGGCAGTTGATGCCATGCGTAGGGCACAGGTGGTCTCTACAGTGATCACCACAGGAACTGACGTTGATCTAGAAGTGCTATTAAAGCTGGCCATGGGAAACGAGGATGCCATCTTTAAAGGAAAAGACATCTTTGATGTGTCCCGGTCCCCATTATTCAGCCAGTTCATCCACTGGGTATGTTAG